GGAAAAAGAATCAGTAAAGCTCTACGCTGTTTTCCTTGCTTAGGGAAGATTATCCGTTGAGTGATAAAGGAATCTGTGGTAGAGTAGACGTATCAAGATCCTGCGATGTACGTAAGGCCGTAAATGTTTCTAACCTTATACGTGTTTTTCGGGAGACGGAATCTCGCGATGGAAGTCAGGCCCACCTCCTTTTAGGATGCATGGGAAGGCAGAAGTCCAGAAGGGTCACCCACCTGTGTGAGCGCAGGTTATAGAAACATGAGGTCAACGGCAGAGCGGGGACTTGTTCTGCAAATGAATCTAGCTCTCGGGCAAAAAATAGAATGCAAAACAAAAAACCACTTGGAACATGATGTTCTAGGTGGTTTTTTGTCGTGCAGGAAGTCAATTGAGGCAGCCCAATCATCGATAACGCTAATGGGTAGCTTTATTTTGCTTGCTGGAGCCTTGGCCTTGTTCTTGGCCACTTCCTCCATGGCGTTGACGCTGTCCTTGTCCCTGATCTTGACCGTTTTGTTGATCGCCTTGGTTCACGATCGTCAAGGTCTGCTGCAAGGATTGGGAGTCCTGCGCGTCCTGCAAGATTTGATACATCTGCAAGAAGTTTGCTTTTTGTCCTTCGGGGATTCCTTTGATTCTTACCGTCATTTCTTGCGGTCCATTTTGTTGCTGTTGTTGTCCGCCACCACCGCCACCACCGTTACCTTCCTGACTGCTCGGTTGCTCGTCTAGGAAGCTCAGGAACATGGAATCGCTGTCTTGGCTATCCTGATTTTGATTTTGCTGGCCGTGGCCGCCTCCCTGAGATTGCTGTCCCTGCCCTTGTCCTTGCCCCTGTTGCCCACCTTGCTGTCCGCCGCCTTGTTGTTGATCGAACAAGACGCTGAATTCATTTAAGTCGGTCTGGATGATGCCGATGACGTTCATCCCGATCCCCCTTCCAAGAGTATACTGAGGCCTCAGCCCGGATGCTTAGAATGATGGACGCCGCGATGCTGTAAGTACGAATGGTAAAAGTACTCCGCAACGGCTATAACGAACGACGTGAGTAATATGCCCGATAGCTGATAGGGTTGGGCAAAAACGTAGCTGCTTATCCAAAATAAGGCGAAAACCATGATGAAGTCAGCAGTTGTTGCAAACGTATTGTTCGTTCGAGGCAGGATGATGGCATCACCGACAGCATAACTGATTAAACTGACTACGATGCTGGTCAAGACTGCGAACGTCAGTGACGTTCCCGACCACCAAAGCCCTGGAATACCAATGATTCCGTTTACCAAGAGCTTGATCAAGATGTTCAAAGAACGAACACCTCCTTTCATGCTCTTAGTATGAACTTACCTCCCTTCGCTATGCGCCCTGGGAGGCGTTCGTTTTTAACTGACGGATCAGTGTGGCATCAGGTGTGACGTACAGGGTGCGCTGTTGTTCGTAGATCACGTAGCCAGGTTTGGCACCGCTCGGTTTTTTTACGTTCTTAATGAGGGTGAAGTCTACAGGCACTTGGCTTCCTTGCTGGGCACGGCTGAAGTATGCCGCCAGATTCGCTGCTTCCGCTAACGTTTGCTCGGAGAAATCACGAGCGCGTATGACGACGTGAGAGCCAGGAATGTCCTTGGTATGCAACCAGGTCTCAAAAGGAGCAGCCAGCTTGTTCGTCAAGTATTCATTTTGCTTGTTGTTTTTCCCTACCAAAATATCCGTGCCGTCAGAGGATTTGTAAGCCTCCAATTCAGGGCGGGCATCTTTTTTCTTGCGAGGCCCGCGTTTTTTGCGATCGCGGACGTAGCCTTGCTCTACCAGTTCTTCACGAATTTCTTCGGCATCCTTTAATGTCGCATGGGCTAATTGGACGAGTAATCCATCCAGGTACAGGATTTCTGTCTTTGCCTGTTCGATTTGCTCGCCTACGACCTGCATACTATTTTTCGCTTTGTTATAACGCTTATAGTACGTCTGCAGATTCTCAGAGGGAGTCTTGAGCGGATCGAGCGGAATGGTGATAGTCCCTCCGGCTTCATCGTACCAATTCACGGTGACGAGCTCTTTGTCGCCTCTCTTCATTTGATGCATATTTGCTGTGATGAGCTCCCCGTAGAGACGGAAGAGGTCCGCGTCCTTGGCATCCTGCAGCGTAGCTTCCAGCTTTTCGATTTTTTTCTCGTTCTTGTTTCTTTCCCCTGTGACAAAGCGAATCAGGTCATGTGCACGCTGTTTTACGGTGTCGCGCAGAGCCTTTCCTTCGTAGAACGTCTGCAGACACAGCTGAACGGAGGGAAAAGGTGTCGATGAAGCGGCGTCCGTGAGATGGGTCAGCTCGACAACATGAAAATTTGCCTTGTCGTTGGCTTCTACGATGACCGGAGAGTACTGATGTTGCTGGATGTCGCTCATGATCCCGGAGAATGCCTTCCAGAGCGTCTCGCGGTTCACGAGACCTGCACGATAGACGATCTCTTTTGCGAGTAGCGGGCTAATCCCGGTAAAGGCATCCACGATTTGCTTGTCCAATCTTCCGCTGTTCCAATCGATGGTAGAAAGAAAAGGTTGATCAGTAACGGTCAGCGGGTCCTGTTTATCCTGGCTTGGAGGAGAGACGTAGCTCTTCCCAGGCATGACTTGGCGGTGTTGGCTGATCGCCATCGTGACATGCAACGCACTATCGAGGATGGTTCCTGACTCTGGCTCGATGAGTATGATATTGCTGTGCTTGCCCATGATTTCCATGATGATGCGTCTGGAAACGGTATCTCCCAGTTCATCACGGGTACGAACGTCGATGTGAATAATACGTTCCATGCCAACTTGCTGGATCGACTCAATCGTTCCACCCTCACAATGTTTGCGCAAAAGCATGCAAAACATCGGGGCTTCCAGCGGATTGGTAAACTCCTCCGTCGTGGTGTGAATCCGCGGATAGGTCGGATTGGCAGAGAGGAGTAACTTGGCGTTTTCTCCTTGTGTCCGCACTTGCATGACGATATCCGTATGATGGGGCTGATGAATCTTGGAAATGCGTCCGCCCACTAGTTTATGTAACTCCCGTACGACAGCACGGGTAACTACGCCGTCAAAAGCCACAATTGCTCACCTCAATCAAAGAAAAATACAAAAAGATAGGCGTGCTTACAGATTAGCTGCCAGTCACAGTGTAGCATAAAGGCAACCAAGGAGGAACTTTGGAGTCTTGTCCGGCTTCGGTTGACACTGCCAACTCAACTCGGTTGACACTGCCAAGAGTTGTCTCCTATAATTAATTAATTGATTTTACGTCTGTGGAAGTGAAAACGATGGTTCGAAGTATGACAGGGTATGGACGAAAAGACGACATAAGAGGCTCTTTACGGTTGACGGTGGAGCTTCGTGCTGTCAATCACCGGTTTCAAGAGATACTGGTGCGGTTGCCCAAGAATTGGAGCATGCTTGAGGATCAAATCCGCAAGCAAGTCGCGATGTATGTACGACGCGGGCGTGTGGATGTGACGATTTCCTTGGAAGGAAGCGCAACGATCTCATCCAACGTAGCCATTGATTGGAGTATAGCCGAACAATTCCTGCAGCTGTCGCGCGAGATGGACCAGCGCTTTTCACTGGAGACGCCATTGACCGCTAAGGATTTGTTGCTTTTCCCTGGCGTGATACATACCAACGAAACAGAGGAAGTAGATCGTGAGGAAGTAGCAACATGGCTGCTTGACGTGGTCAATACTGCGGCGGAAGATCTGCTTTCCATGAAAATGGTCGAGGGTGAAGGGCTCCAAGCTGATTTGATCCATCGGCTGCTTTCGGTCCAAACTTGGCTGGAGGAAGTCCGTCTCTTGGCACCTTCTGGCACACAGGAGTATCACAATCGACTTCATCAACGTCTGAGCGAATGGGCAGCGCAAGCCCCGTTCGAATTGGATCAGCAGCGATTGGTGCAAGAAGTCGTTTTCTTTGCAGAGAAAAGTGACATCAGTGAAGAAATCACGCGGCTTACGAGTCACTGCCACCAGTTCAGCCAACAGCTTGAAAAAGAAGAAGCGGTAGGGCGCAAGCTGGATTTTCTGTTGCAGGAAATGAACCGAGAGGCTAACACGATCGCTTCGAAGGCCAATCATTTGCGCATCCAGCATCTGGCGGTCGAGATCAAGACCGAGCTGGAAAAGATGAGAGAGCAAGTGCAGAATGTTGAGTAGGATGAAAGGATGGGCTGGGCCGTCATGGCAATCAAGCTAATCAATATTGGATTTGGGAACATTGTAAATGCAAACCGCATTATTTCTATCGTAAGTCCAGAGTCTGCTCCGATCAAACGGATCATTCAGGAAGCGCGTGACCGCAATATGCTCGTCGACGCTACCTATGGCAGAAGGACACGTGCGGTCATTATTACAGACAGCGATCACGTGATTTTGTCGGCAGTCCAACCGGAGACGGTAGCACAGCGACTGACGACCAAAGATGACGAATCGGACGAATAAAGTAGGAGTGGAATCATGACCATGGTTGATCGCGGTCTCCTTTTGATTCTCTCTGGACCTGCGGGAGTAGGGAAAGGGACGGTGTGCAAAGCGCTTCGGGAACGAATGCCTGAGATCATTTACTCCGTTTCTGCTACCACTCGTGCTCCGCGCCCAGGAGAAGTAGATGGAGTTAATTACTTTTTTAAATCCAAAGAAGAGTTTCATCAGATGATCGAGCAAGACGATCTGCTGGAATGGGCGGAATACGTAGGGAATTTTTATGGGACCCCAAGGCAGTTTGTGGATGAAATGCTTTCTGCGGGAAAAGATGTTATTCTGGAGATTGAAGTTCAGGGCGCTCTTCAGGTGAAAGAACGCTTTCCTCAGGGAACGTTTTTGTTCCTGGCTCCCCCTGATCTGAATGAACTAGAGAACCGGATTATCGGGCGAGGTACCGAGACAGAAGAAGTCATTCGCAAACGGATGGAAGTTGCCCGTGCGGAAATCGAGCTGATGGATCACTACGATTATGTTGTCGTCAACGACGTCATCGAATCGGCATGTGATCGAATTCAGGCGATCATAACGGCTGAGCATCTGAAAAAAGAGCGTCAGGTTCACAAGTATCGCAAATGGTTAAAGGAGGTCGAATAATTCATGTTGTACCCATCCATTGATGAGTTGACCGAAAAGGCAGAAAGCAAATACATCCTCGTAACGGTGGCGTCCAAACGGGCACGTCAGCTTCGAGAAAACAGCGAGCTGCAAGTAGTAAGACCGAAATCCAAAAAGTTTGTAGGGCAGGCTCTCGAAGAATTTATCTCCGACGAGCTGGTTCACGAATTTCTGGACGGACGCAAATAAGGATGACACCATTAAAAACAACCTCATGCAGGTTGTTTTTTTCGGATAGGGAAGAGAGGAGAGAAGCGGATGCATTCGCTCGCAGGAAAACGAATCGTGTTAGGCGTTTCAGGAGGTATCGCAGCTTATAAGGCTGCGGCGCTCACGAGCAAGCTGACGCAGGCTGGTGCCATCGTAAACGTTGTAATGACAGACAACGCGCTCCAGTTTGTGCAGCCAGCGACATTTCAAGCTCTGTCTCATCAACCGGTACATACCAATACGTTTCAGGAGCCAGATCCTCATGTCATCAGCCACATTGATTTGGCGGACAAGGCTGATCTGGTGCTTGTCGCGCCTGCTACGGCAAACATCATTGGGAAAATGGCAAACGGAATCGCCGACGATATGCTGACGACGACGTTACTCGCGACGAAAGCGCCCGTCATGGTGGCTCCTGCGATGAATGTCAACATGTACGACCATCCAGCAGTTAGAGCGAATATGGAAAGGCTGGCGGAGTACGGTTATCGCTTTGTGGAGCCTGGCGTCGGGCTACTGGCATGTGGCTGGATTGGTAAAGGCCGACTGGCGGAACCAGAAGAAATCGTGGAGGCGGTTGCTTCATTTTTTGCCGAACAGCAAGCGGCAAAGTCACGCACGCAAGATTTGCAAGGGAAACGTGTGCTTGTTACAGCGGGACCGACTCGCGAAAAAATCGACCCGGTTCGCTATATCACCAACCATGCATCGGGAAAGATGGGCTACGCCATCGCGGAAGCGGCGAGAGATCGTGGGGCCAAAGTCGTACTTGTGAGCGGACCTACTGCTTTGGCTCGTCCGACTGGCATTCAATTTTTGGCAGTCGAGTCGGTACAGGAAATGTTTGACGCTGTGATGGAGCACTTGCCTGACAGCGATATTGTAGTGAAGTCTGCGGCGGTATCCGACTACCGTCCGAAAACGGTGCAAGAACATAAAATGAAAAAAGGCGATGGACCGCTGATTCTGGAATTGGATAAGGCGCCGGATATTCTGAGGACGATCGGGGAGAGAAAAACAAAACAGTTTGTGGTCGGTTTTGCTGCTGAGACGCAGGACGTGCTCCAGCATGCACAATCCAAGCTGGAGAGAAAAAATCTCGACATGATCGTGGCAAATAACGTGCTGACAGAAGGCGCGGGCATGGGTAGTGACACCAACATCGTCACGCTGCTCACACGGGCCGGAGAACAAGTGGAGTTGGATAAATTGAGTAAGCGTGATGTTGCCGATAAGCTGTTTGATGCGGTACTACTGCAGCTGTCCAAGCGCCCGCTGTGCGAGCTGTCATGATTGCTCAAATTATCGTGGACGTGCCGGTGAATCGGACGAACCGGCCATTCGATTACCGGGTTCCTGCGTGGCTCACTCCTTTGATTCAGGTCGGAAGCCGCGTGGTGGTTCCATTTGGTCCACGAAAATTGCAAGGGTACGTAGTCGGCATTTCGGAAAATGAGGCCGACTTCGTCGATAACAATCGCTTAAAAGATGTCGAACAGGTAGTAGACGATACCCCGCCACTGACGCGGGAACTGCTCGACATGAGCGAGTGGATGTCGAAGCAGTATTTGTGCCCTTGGGTGACAGCTGTACAGGCTATGCTGCCAGCGGTACTAAAGGGCAAATCAGAAAAATGGTTGACAGCTACCGATGAGCTGGAGGAAGAGACATGTGGCCAATCAGGTTTGCTGTGGGAGCTATTTCGCAAGCGGCACCTTCCTCTAGCGGAGGTGGAAAAACAGTTTCCTGAGGAGTTTTTGCTGATTCCGGGCTGGATTCGCAGTGGGCTTTTGGAGACGGAATACCAGGTGAAGGACCGCATTACGCGCAAGCAGCAATCGTTTGTGCGTTGCTTGCTCACTACGGAACAGATTGCGGAGGCACTCGCTTCGCTACCGGCTCGTGCGGAACAAATGCGTCGTGTGCTTGAACTGTTTTCCCAGCATGAAGGCCAATCCTTTTCCATTCAAATGCTCCGCGACGATTGGGGAATCACTCGCTCCCCGCTAAAAAGTCTAGAGGCAAAAGGCTGGCTTGCGATTGAACAAGTGGAGGTTTATCGCGATCCATACGCGAATAGACGTTTTTCGGAGAAGGCGAAGCCAGCGTTCACGCCGATGCAAAACCAGGTGCTTGCTCCGATTTTACGATCCATTCAGGATCAGAGCTACGCCTCTTATTTGCTGCATGGAGTGACGGGAAGTGGCAAGACGGAAGTGTATCTGGAAGCGATCGAGCAGACGCTGGCAAAAGGCCAGGAGGCTATCTTTCTCGTTCCAGAGATTTCGTTGACTCCCCAGATGGTCGAACGTTTTAAAGCGCGCTTTGGGGCAGACGTAGCCGTTTTGCACAGTGCCCTGTCCCAGGGAGAAAAGTACGACGAATGGCGGAAGATTATCCGTAAGCAAGTGAAGGTAGTCGTCGGGGCTCGCTCTGCTATCTTTGCTCCGTTTCAAAATGTCGGGCTTATCGTCATTGATGAAGAGCATGAGAGTTCCTATAAACAGGAAGAAACCCCTCGCTATCATGCACGGGAAGTAGCGCTTTGGCGCGCCAAAAATAACAATGCTGTACTCCTGATGGGGAGTGCGACGCCTGCCTTGGAGACTTACGCCTTGGCTACGCGAGGTCGCTATACCTTGCTGGAAATGCCGGAGCGGGTAGGGAACCGCCCAATGCCAAGCGTACACGTCGTCGATATGCGCGAAGAACTGCAAGCGGAGAACCGATCGATGTTTAGCCGTAAGCTGCATGAAATGATCGCCGACCGACTAGCCAAGCAGGAACAGATGGTGATCTTTCTCAACCGCAGAGGCTTCTCTACGTTTGTAATGTGTCGTTCTTGTGGGTATACCATGCGTTGCATTCATTGTGATATTTCGCTTACGTACCACAAGACGAATCATACCGCTCGTTGTCATTACTGCGGTTACACCATCGCCCAGCCTGCTCACTGTCCCGAGTGTCAAAGCGAGCACATCCGCTTCTTTGGAACGGGTACGCAAAAGGTAGAGGCGGAGCTGGCCAAGCTGTTCCCGGGAATTCGTGTGATTCGCATGGACGTGGATACTACGTCACGCAAGGGCTCCCATGAAGAGCTGCTGAACAAATTTCGGACGGGTCAGGGGGATGTCCTGCTGGGAACACAGATGATTGCAAAGGGGCTCGACTTTCCACGTGTGACGCTCGCGGGGATTATCGCCGCTGATATCTCTCTGCATTTACCTGATTTTCGCGCTGCCGAAAAAACGTTCCAGCTGCTGACACAAGTAGGTGGTCGAGCAGGCAGACACGAGCTCGAAGGAGATGTCGTCATCCAGACGTACACCCCTGAGCACTACAGTATCCAGCATGCGACACGCCATGATTACCCCGCTTTTTATCAGGATGAGATGCTGCAGCGTAGACGAACGGGGTATCCACCCTATTTTCGCCTGGTGTTGATTACGTTCAGTCACGAAGATGTTCCTGTGGTCATCCGGGGAGCACACACCATGGCGGATTACTTGCGCCAGCATTTGGCCGAGACGACGATTTTGCTAGGCCCAGTCGCATCGCCTATTGCTAGAGTGAAGGATAGATTTCGTTTTCAGATCATGCTAAAATATCGGGATGAACCGCAACTGTCTGCCTTGCTCGCACAAGCGACAGCTGCGTTTGAAGAATGGAACAAACAGCAGAAAGTACTCATGACGATAGACGTTGATCCGTACGTACTGCTTTAAGGAGGATAATAATCAAATGGCAATTCGCACAATCGTAAAACATCCAGATCCGATCCTGCGTGATAAGGCGATGGTGGTCACCAAATTTAATTCCAACTTGCATAAGTTGCTGGACGATATGGCTGACACCATGTACGATGCTGACGGGGTAGGTCTCGCAGCACCACAAGTCGGCATTTCCAAACGAGTAATCGTGATGGATTGCGGCGATGGACTGATTGAGATCGTCAATCCGGAGATCGTTGACTTCAAAGGTGAACAATTTGACTATCCAGAAGGATGCCTGAGCATTCCCGGCCTGCGAGGCGACGTACGTCGTCACCAATGGATCAAACTGCGCGGACAGGATCGCCTTGGCAATGAAATCGAGCTGGAGGCAGATGACTTACTCTCCCGTTGCTCCCAACATGAAATCGATCACCTGAATGGCGTTCTGTTCATCGACGTAGCAGACAAGGTGTATCAAGTGAGCCCGGATGAGGAAGGGGAATAAACTATTTTGAAAAATGCACGCGTTTTATTCATGGGTACTCCTGACTTCGCCGTTTCCAGCTTAGAAGCGCTGCTGAATGAAGGGTACAATGTGGTCGGTGTAGTTACCCAACCTGATCGCCCTGTAGGACGCAAGCAAGTCATGACGCCGCCGCCCGTCAAGGAGGCGGCTTTGCGTCATGGTCTCTTGGTCCTGCAACCAGAGAAAATTAAGGCGGAAGCAGCATTGGACGAAGTGATCGCCCTCGCGCCAGATCTGATTGTGACGGCTGCTTACGGACAAATATTGCCCAAGCGTCTACTCGATGTACCGCGCTTTGGGTGCATCAACGTCCACGCTTCACTTTTGCCGAAATACCGCGGTGGCGCTCCCATTCACAAGTCGATCGTGGAAGGCGAAAAGGAGTCGGGCGTGACCATTATGTACATGGTGGAGGCACTCGACGCAGGGGACATGCTCACAAAAGTAGTCGTTCCTATCGAAGAGCGGGACACGGTAGGGAGCTTGCATGACAAGCTGGCGGCCGCAGGGTCTTCCCTTTTAATCGATACTGTTCCACGTTTGCTGGCAGGTGAGCTCGAGGCAGAGGTACAGGATCACGCTGCGGCGACGTTCGCTCCGAACATCAAACGTACGGATGAGCGGATCGACTGGACACGTACCGCTGAACAAATCTACAACCAGGTGCGCGGTCTCAATCCATGGCCAGTCGCCTTTACTACTCATGGTGGAAAAGTGTGGAAGATCTGGTGGGTAGAAAAACAGTCCTCTGATAGCAATGGTCAGGAAGCTGGCACGATTATCGCTCGTGAAGAGGATGGTCTGGTAGTGGCTTGTGGCAGTGGTGCGGTCAAAATCACCGAACTGCAGCCTGAAGGGAAAAAACGCATGAGCGCTCTCGACTTTTTGCGTGGAGCGGGCAACAGCATTGAAATCGGCACAAAGGTAGGAGAATAGCCCGTGGCAAAAAAAGGTGCTCGCGATATCGCCCTAGATGTATTGAATCGGGTCGAAGAACACAAGTCATATAGTAATCTGGAGCTCAGGAACGTCCTGGATCGCTCAGAAATAAGTGCCGCAGATGCCGGTCTGGTGACGGAGCTCGTGTACGGTACGATTCAGCGTAGACTCACGCTGGATTTTGTTTTGTCCCAATTTGTAGGCGGAAAAAAGGTACAGACCTGGGTGCGCAACCTTTTGCTCCTCAGCTTGTACCAGATTCGTTTCCTGGATCGGATTCCCGAGCGTGCTGCTGTTCATGAAGCGGTAGAAATCGCCAAGCGGCGCGGGCATCAAGGAATCGCTTCTATGGTAAATGGCGTACTGCGCAACGTTTTGCGCCAGCCTGACGTGTGGGAACGACTGCCAAAGGGTGATGCTGCGGGGCAAATTGCCGTTACGCATTCTCATCCGGAATGGCTCGTTCGCCAATGGGTCAAGCTTTACGGAGAAGATGAGACCAAGGCCATTTGTGAAGCGAACAATCGAGCGCCGCATACGTCCATCCGTGTAAACCCGATGAAAATCACAAAGGACGAGCTCGTTACCAATCTACGTGAAGAAGGTATTGATGCGCAGGCTTCTGTCTTAAGTGACCAAGGGATCCTTTTGGATGGGGGTCATGCAGCGGGTACGCGCTGGTTTAAGGAAGGGTACTACACGTTGCAGGATGAAAGTTCTATGCTCGTTGCTTCTGCGGTGGCGCCTGAGCCAGGAATGCGCGTCTTGGATGCTTGCGCAGCACCTGGAGGAAAGACGACGCACTTGGCAGAAAAGATGGACAATCGCGGGGCGATCATCGCCAACGATGTGCATCCACACAAACGTGATCTGATCGTTAGCGCGTCTAAACGTCTGGGAATATCCATTATTGAGCCGATCATCGGGGATGCGCTGGATCTCCCGGAAAAAGGATTGGGGACATTTGATCGGGTCTTGCTGGATGCTCCGTGTACGGGCTTTGGTGTGATCCGTCGCAAACCTGATCTAAAGTGGAACAAGACCCCGGAAGACGTTCGCTCCATCGCACAATTGCAATATCAGCTTCTGGTTAGTCTTTCCGAGCTGGTGGCTCCTGGAGGTACGCTGGTTTACAGCACATGTACCATTGAGCCTATGGAAAACCAGGATATTGTCCGTCGTTTTGTAGACAAGCATCCGGATTTTGTTCTGGACGCTACGTTGCGGGACGATTTACCTGAGGTCGTCAGAGATATGGTGGACGAGTCGGGTGCTTACGTGCAAATTTTACCGCATCATTTTGATAGTGACGGCTTCTTTATTGCCCGTTTACGTCGAAAAGGCTAAGGAAAAAGGGGTGGCGCGCCTTTCTTGATGGTGCCACTCCTTTCCTTTGTTTGCGCCCGTTCGGATTTGTTTACACTAGGAAAAGTGACGCATTTCTAGACTGGATGCCAAAACCGTTTGAAGCGAGGCGCATTGCGAGGTACAATGATAGAATGACTGAAAGTTGTTAGCGATGAATTGAGGATGTGAAGACAGCAATGCCAATGACAACATTTACGAGCGCCAAGCCGCTCATTTACAGTTTGACCCAAGACGAAATGAAACAATGGCTCGTAGAAGCAGGAGATAAAGCATTTCGTGCACAACAGGTTTTTGACTGGCTATACGTGAAGCGTGTGACTTCTTTTGACGAGATGAGCAACCTGTCCAAAGAACTGCGTCAAAAGCTGGCAGACACGTTTCGGATGGATCCACTAAAGGAAATTACACATCAGGAATCCCAAGATGGAACGATCAAGTTCTTGTTCCAACTGGTGGATGGACACGCCATCGAAACGGTCATCATGCGTCATAGCTACGGGAACAGTATTTGCGTGACGACACAGGTAGGCTGCCGCAT
This is a stretch of genomic DNA from Brevibacillus choshinensis. It encodes these proteins:
- the fmt gene encoding methionyl-tRNA formyltransferase, with translation MKNARVLFMGTPDFAVSSLEALLNEGYNVVGVVTQPDRPVGRKQVMTPPPVKEAALRHGLLVLQPEKIKAEAALDEVIALAPDLIVTAAYGQILPKRLLDVPRFGCINVHASLLPKYRGGAPIHKSIVEGEKESGVTIMYMVEALDAGDMLTKVVVPIEERDTVGSLHDKLAAAGSSLLIDTVPRLLAGELEAEVQDHAAATFAPNIKRTDERIDWTRTAEQIYNQVRGLNPWPVAFTTHGGKVWKIWWVEKQSSDSNGQEAGTIIAREEDGLVVACGSGAVKITELQPEGKKRMSALDFLRGAGNSIEIGTKVGE
- the rsmB gene encoding 16S rRNA (cytosine(967)-C(5))-methyltransferase RsmB, which translates into the protein MAKKGARDIALDVLNRVEEHKSYSNLELRNVLDRSEISAADAGLVTELVYGTIQRRLTLDFVLSQFVGGKKVQTWVRNLLLLSLYQIRFLDRIPERAAVHEAVEIAKRRGHQGIASMVNGVLRNVLRQPDVWERLPKGDAAGQIAVTHSHPEWLVRQWVKLYGEDETKAICEANNRAPHTSIRVNPMKITKDELVTNLREEGIDAQASVLSDQGILLDGGHAAGTRWFKEGYYTLQDESSMLVASAVAPEPGMRVLDACAAPGGKTTHLAEKMDNRGAIIANDVHPHKRDLIVSASKRLGISIIEPIIGDALDLPEKGLGTFDRVLLDAPCTGFGVIRRKPDLKWNKTPEDVRSIAQLQYQLLVSLSELVAPGGTLVYSTCTIEPMENQDIVRRFVDKHPDFVLDATLRDDLPEVVRDMVDESGAYVQILPHHFDSDGFFIARLRRKG